A region of Etheostoma cragini isolate CJK2018 chromosome 2, CSU_Ecrag_1.0, whole genome shotgun sequence DNA encodes the following proteins:
- the LOC117951896 gene encoding proline-rich receptor-like protein kinase PERK2, whose product MHMFEVPSSPLPPCTLASHNQPSPSISCSKAPHHPTQPSPSFSSSRVPHHPTQPSPSFSSSQVPRHTTQPSPSFSSSRVPHHPTQPLPSFSSSRVPHHPTQPSPSFSSSRVPRHTTQRSASCSSSQIPRHPTPALCPCLASWHSPPHTSVHIIL is encoded by the exons ATGCACATGTTTGAGGTTCCATCATCACCTCTCCCTCCATGCACACTTGCCAGCCACAATCAA CCCTCGCCATCCATCTCCTGCTCTAAGGCCCCTCACCATCCCACCCAGCCCTCACCATCCTTCTCCAGCTCACGGGTCCCTCACCACCCTACCCAGCCCTCGCCATCCTTCTCCAGCTCTCAGGTCCCTCGCCACACTACCCAGCCCTCGCCATCCTTCTCCAGCTCTCGGGTCCCTCACCACCCTACCCAGCCCTTGCCATCCTTCTCCAGCTCTCGGGTCCCTCACCACCCTACCCAGCCCTCGCCATCCTTCTCCAGCTCTCGGGTCCCTCGCCACACTACCCAGCGCTCGGCATCTTGCTCCAGCTCTCAGATCCCTCGCCACCCTACCCCAGCCTTGTGCCCTTGCTTAGCTTCTTGGCATTCACCTCCCCACACCTCCGTCCATATTATCCTGTAA
- the LOC117935237 gene encoding ubinuclein-1-like isoform X2, whose product MAESRRVQLTRLSCDVVPSSSDKPPASVRKSPSGVLQGKENGADGPADTDTVRLVITLSEPDERSFPEFSYSQLIENKTNHTKDEVLLNRFEEGEKRANDEVAALSRKFEEKYGGKPKTKKDRIQDLIDIGYGYDEEDSFIDNSEPASETDDLPTEEKTMEPPKKRKVNGRLDKPKKCCRERGEMMSNVDSKSSALSEIGLGGEIMKKKKKKNAVGTLSVTSMLKKFQREKEKERQKTVKNPMPAAIMGEVTIPLCPADAGGGGGSGSTDPLVSLIGSTNDHALIQAANTVDFDIDLDSLLDVSEETFSPKLVPQPGTETQPFRPKTDGVTPSDASPQVQPLNTKTNVQKEPHSEQMQLLSQTSSNSPHQCVPLPEGLAPQLEDSIQKLSIVAKTSEGESKLKFFTPEINSILLDIELQCRDQGGQLRSKVYTHLSSFLPCSRDTLLKRVKKLLLAHITEEPRDVEGPMQKLKEAIGRAMPEQIDSFNENCQVYEQLKKAAEEEKEGKQKVNVGPEDSVEEKGGRRGGPKKLFKWNEEIRESLCHVLRVKMERYKKERKGSQEMEEYLKTLLENEVKPLWPKGWMQSRLLIRESRKMLNIFASLPVKRARSEKRASISGPPTTSDGCSVLQGSSPLAGLPQDTDDVFIESSNISKYLPLEKQEAAALRKVEDETGSVTVDAGSSTTTAADKPRVSTTSSPTHSLLDLLAEQALAREQHFSVPQELLAAAVAKYKLSLQRCSFGVDTRSPPLAPPPPQSSPVGFPLSGMCKVALPQLLPVGDFTRLSDADHVQIISDDEDIIMQ is encoded by the exons ATGGCTGAATCTCGGAGAGTTCAGTTGACCAGGTTGTCCTGTGATGTAGTGCCTTCATCCTCTGACAAGCCGCCGGCCTCGGTCCGAAAGTCTCCGTCAGGTGTCCTGCAGGGGAAAGAAAACGGTGCAGACGGGCCTGCTGACACAGACACTGTCCGACTGGTGATCACATTATCTGAGCCTGATGAGAGGAGTTTCCCGGAGTTTAGCTACAGTCAGCTCATTGAAAACAAG acCAACCACACAAAAGATGAAGTCCTGCTGAACAGATTTGAAGAGGGGGAAAAGAGAGCGAACGATGAGGTTGCTGCTCTTTCAAGGAAGTTTGAGGAAAAATAT GGTGGCAAACCTAAGACAAAGAAGGACCGCATTCAGGATTTGATTGATATCGGATACGGTTATGATGAAGAGGATTCTTTCATTGACAACTCTGAGCCT GCTTCTGAGACCGATGACCTCCcaacagaagagaaaacaatggAGCCCCCAAAA AAACGTAAAGTCAATGGAAGGCTGGATAAGCCAAAGAAGTgctgcagagaaaggggagagatgaTGAGCAATGTGGATTCTAAGTCAAG CGCTTTGTCTGAAATTGGGCTGGGTGGCGAGatcatgaagaagaaaaagaagaaaaatgctgtTGGCACGTTAAGTGTCaccagcatgttgaaaaagtttcaaagagagaaggagaaagaacgACAGAAGACGGTGAAAAATCCGATGCCAGCTGCAATCATGGGTGAGGTCACGATCCCTCTGTGTCCGGCAGATGCAGGCGGGGGCGGAGGGTCGGGATCGACGGACCCTCTCGTCAGTTTAATTGGTTCAACCAATGACCACGCTCTCATCCAAGCAGCCAACACAGTGGATTTTGATATTGATTTAGACTCTTTATTAGATGTCAGTGAAGAGACTTTTTCCCCAAAGCTGGTGCCTCAACCTGGAACAGAAACGCAGCCTTTCAGACCGAAAACAGATGGTGTGACCCCGTCTGATGCTTCTCCACAAGTCCAACCGCTAAATACAAAGACTAATGTACAGAAGGAGCCTCATTCAGAGCAAATGCAGCTTCTGTCACAAACCAGTTCTAACTCCCCTCATCAGTGTGTGCCGCTGCCAGAGGGACTTGCCCCACAACTGGAAGACAGCATTCAAAAACTCTCGATA GTTGCAAAGACCTCAGAAGGAGAGTCGAAACTAAAGTTCTTCACCCCAGAAATCAACTCAATCCTGCTTGA TATTGAGTTGCAGTGTAGGGATCAGGGTGGCCAATTGCGCTCCAAGGTATACACACACCTGTCGTCGTTCCTGCCCTGCAGCAGAGACACACTCCTCAAACGCGTGAAGAAACTGTTACTTGCACACATTACG GAGGAACCCCGCGATGTGGAGGGTCCCATGCAGAAACTTAAGGAGGCCATCGGCAGAGCTATGCCCGAGCAGATTGACAGTTTCAATGAAAACTGCCAAGTATATGAGCAACTCAAGAA ggctgcagaggaggagaaagaaggcAAACAGAAGGTGAATGTTGGTCCAGAGgacagtgtggaggagaaaggTGGGAGAAGGGGAGGTCCTAAGAAGTTGTTCAAATGGAATGAAGAGATAAG GGAGAGCTTGTGCCATGTGCTAAGGGTGAAAATGGAGAGatataaaaaggaaaggaaaggtaGTCAGGAGATGGAAGAGTATCTGAAGACTTTGTTAGAAAATGAAGTCAAACCACTTTGGCCAAAAGGCTGGATGCAATCTAG gttGCTGATAAGGGAGAGCAGGAAAATGTTGAACATCTTTGCGTCATTACC AGTAAAGAGGGCCCGCTCTGAGAAGAGGGCATCTATCAGTGGTCCTCCCACTACGTCTGATGGCTGCAGTGTTCTTCAGGGGTCTTCACCACTGGCTGGACTCCCCCAAGACACAGATGATGTCTTTATCGAGAGCTCAAATATCTCCAAGTATCTGCCTCTTGAGAAGCAGGAAGCCGCAGCCTTGAGAAAGGTGGAGGATGAAACGGGAAGCGTGACGGTGGATGCTGGTTCCTCCACAACCACAGCAGCAGACAAACCTCGGGTCAGCACCACATCTTCTCCGACTCATTCGCTTCTGGATCTCCTCGCAGAACAAGCGCTGGCTCGGGAGCAACATTTCTCAGTTCCCCAGGAGCTCTTGGCAGCAGCTGTGGCCAAATACAAACTTTCCCTTCAGCGCTGCAGCTTTGGGGTGGACACCAGAAGTCCTCCCCTTGCTCCTCCGCCGCCTCAGTCCAGCCCGGTTGGTTTCCCACTCAGTGGAATGTGTAAAGTCGCTTTGCCCCAGCTGCTGCCAGTTGGGGATTTCACCAGGCTCAGCGACGCTGACCATGTGCAGATAATCTCTGATGACGAAGACATTATTATGCAATGA
- the LOC117935237 gene encoding ubinuclein-1-like isoform X1: MAESRRVQLTRLSCDVVPSSSDKPPASVRKSPSGVLQGKENGADGPADTDTVRLVITLSEPDERSFPEFSYSQLIENKTNHTKDEVLLNRFEEGEKRANDEVAALSRKFEEKYGGKPKTKKDRIQDLIDIGYGYDEEDSFIDNSEPYDEFVPASITTKFGGFYVNSGVLHFRQASETDDLPTEEKTMEPPKKRKVNGRLDKPKKCCRERGEMMSNVDSKSSALSEIGLGGEIMKKKKKKNAVGTLSVTSMLKKFQREKEKERQKTVKNPMPAAIMGEVTIPLCPADAGGGGGSGSTDPLVSLIGSTNDHALIQAANTVDFDIDLDSLLDVSEETFSPKLVPQPGTETQPFRPKTDGVTPSDASPQVQPLNTKTNVQKEPHSEQMQLLSQTSSNSPHQCVPLPEGLAPQLEDSIQKLSIVAKTSEGESKLKFFTPEINSILLDIELQCRDQGGQLRSKVYTHLSSFLPCSRDTLLKRVKKLLLAHITEEPRDVEGPMQKLKEAIGRAMPEQIDSFNENCQVYEQLKKAAEEEKEGKQKVNVGPEDSVEEKGGRRGGPKKLFKWNEEIRESLCHVLRVKMERYKKERKGSQEMEEYLKTLLENEVKPLWPKGWMQSRLLIRESRKMLNIFASLPVKRARSEKRASISGPPTTSDGCSVLQGSSPLAGLPQDTDDVFIESSNISKYLPLEKQEAAALRKVEDETGSVTVDAGSSTTTAADKPRVSTTSSPTHSLLDLLAEQALAREQHFSVPQELLAAAVAKYKLSLQRCSFGVDTRSPPLAPPPPQSSPVGFPLSGMCKVALPQLLPVGDFTRLSDADHVQIISDDEDIIMQ; encoded by the exons ATGGCTGAATCTCGGAGAGTTCAGTTGACCAGGTTGTCCTGTGATGTAGTGCCTTCATCCTCTGACAAGCCGCCGGCCTCGGTCCGAAAGTCTCCGTCAGGTGTCCTGCAGGGGAAAGAAAACGGTGCAGACGGGCCTGCTGACACAGACACTGTCCGACTGGTGATCACATTATCTGAGCCTGATGAGAGGAGTTTCCCGGAGTTTAGCTACAGTCAGCTCATTGAAAACAAG acCAACCACACAAAAGATGAAGTCCTGCTGAACAGATTTGAAGAGGGGGAAAAGAGAGCGAACGATGAGGTTGCTGCTCTTTCAAGGAAGTTTGAGGAAAAATAT GGTGGCAAACCTAAGACAAAGAAGGACCGCATTCAGGATTTGATTGATATCGGATACGGTTATGATGAAGAGGATTCTTTCATTGACAACTCTGAGCCT TATGATGAATTTGTGCCGGCCTCCATCACCACCAAATTTGGTGGATTCTATGTCAATTCGGGCGTGCTGCATTTCCGCCAAGCTTCTGAGACCGATGACCTCCcaacagaagagaaaacaatggAGCCCCCAAAA AAACGTAAAGTCAATGGAAGGCTGGATAAGCCAAAGAAGTgctgcagagaaaggggagagatgaTGAGCAATGTGGATTCTAAGTCAAG CGCTTTGTCTGAAATTGGGCTGGGTGGCGAGatcatgaagaagaaaaagaagaaaaatgctgtTGGCACGTTAAGTGTCaccagcatgttgaaaaagtttcaaagagagaaggagaaagaacgACAGAAGACGGTGAAAAATCCGATGCCAGCTGCAATCATGGGTGAGGTCACGATCCCTCTGTGTCCGGCAGATGCAGGCGGGGGCGGAGGGTCGGGATCGACGGACCCTCTCGTCAGTTTAATTGGTTCAACCAATGACCACGCTCTCATCCAAGCAGCCAACACAGTGGATTTTGATATTGATTTAGACTCTTTATTAGATGTCAGTGAAGAGACTTTTTCCCCAAAGCTGGTGCCTCAACCTGGAACAGAAACGCAGCCTTTCAGACCGAAAACAGATGGTGTGACCCCGTCTGATGCTTCTCCACAAGTCCAACCGCTAAATACAAAGACTAATGTACAGAAGGAGCCTCATTCAGAGCAAATGCAGCTTCTGTCACAAACCAGTTCTAACTCCCCTCATCAGTGTGTGCCGCTGCCAGAGGGACTTGCCCCACAACTGGAAGACAGCATTCAAAAACTCTCGATA GTTGCAAAGACCTCAGAAGGAGAGTCGAAACTAAAGTTCTTCACCCCAGAAATCAACTCAATCCTGCTTGA TATTGAGTTGCAGTGTAGGGATCAGGGTGGCCAATTGCGCTCCAAGGTATACACACACCTGTCGTCGTTCCTGCCCTGCAGCAGAGACACACTCCTCAAACGCGTGAAGAAACTGTTACTTGCACACATTACG GAGGAACCCCGCGATGTGGAGGGTCCCATGCAGAAACTTAAGGAGGCCATCGGCAGAGCTATGCCCGAGCAGATTGACAGTTTCAATGAAAACTGCCAAGTATATGAGCAACTCAAGAA ggctgcagaggaggagaaagaaggcAAACAGAAGGTGAATGTTGGTCCAGAGgacagtgtggaggagaaaggTGGGAGAAGGGGAGGTCCTAAGAAGTTGTTCAAATGGAATGAAGAGATAAG GGAGAGCTTGTGCCATGTGCTAAGGGTGAAAATGGAGAGatataaaaaggaaaggaaaggtaGTCAGGAGATGGAAGAGTATCTGAAGACTTTGTTAGAAAATGAAGTCAAACCACTTTGGCCAAAAGGCTGGATGCAATCTAG gttGCTGATAAGGGAGAGCAGGAAAATGTTGAACATCTTTGCGTCATTACC AGTAAAGAGGGCCCGCTCTGAGAAGAGGGCATCTATCAGTGGTCCTCCCACTACGTCTGATGGCTGCAGTGTTCTTCAGGGGTCTTCACCACTGGCTGGACTCCCCCAAGACACAGATGATGTCTTTATCGAGAGCTCAAATATCTCCAAGTATCTGCCTCTTGAGAAGCAGGAAGCCGCAGCCTTGAGAAAGGTGGAGGATGAAACGGGAAGCGTGACGGTGGATGCTGGTTCCTCCACAACCACAGCAGCAGACAAACCTCGGGTCAGCACCACATCTTCTCCGACTCATTCGCTTCTGGATCTCCTCGCAGAACAAGCGCTGGCTCGGGAGCAACATTTCTCAGTTCCCCAGGAGCTCTTGGCAGCAGCTGTGGCCAAATACAAACTTTCCCTTCAGCGCTGCAGCTTTGGGGTGGACACCAGAAGTCCTCCCCTTGCTCCTCCGCCGCCTCAGTCCAGCCCGGTTGGTTTCCCACTCAGTGGAATGTGTAAAGTCGCTTTGCCCCAGCTGCTGCCAGTTGGGGATTTCACCAGGCTCAGCGACGCTGACCATGTGCAGATAATCTCTGATGACGAAGACATTATTATGCAATGA
- the LOC117961083 gene encoding vascular cell adhesion protein 1-like, whose protein sequence is MCAYGQPITLLLFCLFGSATSSPVSMHTSAPPFLSQISPPSLTILAPPPSPSLSSPPPTPSLTSNSGESAEKVRCPLTMSPSTLVVRFGDPVTANCSVARMDFSGLGWEVSLGPPKLSMNSFVVWSVDRMTEWNEKPACFALTNHGGQCHVNLPLTVYKPPDSVSFSFVNQTGPMFEGHQYTLQCTVEDVAPVENLIVTFYRGQTALGKPQSINNTEKKPVTEDFTLNITPSKEDDGVQYWCEAKLELGPAGIQDPPVVRSEKLTAHVLFGPQILCPTKLQVTEGEHLSCEVRGNPPPLVTWFREGQVVALPTNSARKDAGKYTVSAKGQFGLKNFTVEVEVLAGSGTTNSCRHFLLACLLIQMINCL, encoded by the exons ATGTGTGCGTATGGACAGCCAATCACGCTTCTGCTATTTTGCCTGTTCGGGTCAG CTACCTCATCTCCTGTTTCCATGCACACATCTGCTCCACCTTTTTTGTCACAAATTTCACCTCCCTCTCTGACAATCCTGGCACCTCCACCGTCTCCTTCTCTCAGTAGCCCACCACCCACACCTTCCCTCACCAGCAACTCTGGAGAGTCAGCAGAAAAGGTCCGCTGCCCTCTGACGATGTCACCCTCCACTCTGGTGGTCAG GTTTGGCGATCCAGTCACAGCTAACTGCTCTGTAGCAAGGATGGATTTCTCTGGTCTTGGTTGGGAAGTCTCGCTG GGACCTCCTAAACTCAGTATGAATTCTTTTGTGGTCTGGAGTGTGGACAGGATGACTGAGTGGAATGAAAAGCCTGCGTGCTTTGCACTAACCAACCATGGAGGCCAATGTCACGTCAATCTCCCTCTAACGGTCTACA AACCTCCAGACAGTGTGTCCTTCAGCTTTGTTAATCAAACTGGGCCGATGTTTGAGGGGCATCAGTACACCCTGCAGTGTACAGTAGAGGACGTTGCTCCTGTTGAAAACCTCATTGTGACGTTCTACAGAGGACAGACAGCGCTGGGCAAACCTCAGTCCATcaacaacacagagaagaaaCCAGTGACTGAGGACTTCACTTTAAACATCACACCCAGTAAGGAAGATGATGGAGTCCAGTACTGGTGTGAAGCAAAGCTTGAACTGGGACCTGCAGGAATTCAGGATCCTCCAGTGGTGAGGTCAGAAAAACTCACTGCCCATGTCCTCT ttGGTCCACAAATCTTGTGTCCTACAAAGCTGCAGGTGACAGAGGGAGAGCACCTCAGCTGTGAGGTGAGAGGAAACCCTCCACCGTTAGTCACCTGGTTCAGAGAAGGGCAGGTGGTTGCCCTGCCCACCAACTCGGCCAGAAAGGATGCTGGGAAATACACAGTCTCAGCAAAAGGACAATTTGGACTGAAAAACTTTACAGTGGAGGTGGAGGTCCTTGCTGGCAGTG GAACTACAAACAGCTGCAGACATTTCCTGTTGGCCTGCCTGCTTATTCAGATGATTAACTGTCTCTGA